The proteins below come from a single Fastidiosipila sanguinis genomic window:
- a CDS encoding DUF3899 domain-containing protein produces MDYNPYHKQRFNKHDYLRALIWGLIFSFVAYVFQIYRTPNRDILIKLSNSFLLGGGLQLVYAAFSYINKEGFFDVGIVGFKQLGSAIDSGIRGRKGMQDLPDLQSYKEEKLKTRRVNLPTLVSGAIYLVLAIITAVVFSYK; encoded by the coding sequence ATGGATTACAATCCTTATCACAAGCAGAGATTTAACAAGCATGATTATCTAAGAGCTTTAATATGGGGTTTAATATTCTCTTTTGTGGCGTATGTTTTTCAAATTTATAGAACACCCAATAGAGATATATTAATTAAACTGAGCAACTCATTCTTGTTAGGTGGCGGATTGCAACTTGTTTATGCAGCCTTCAGTTATATTAATAAAGAAGGTTTCTTCGATGTTGGTATTGTAGGTTTCAAGCAACTAGGTTCAGCTATTGATAGTGGTATTAGAGGTCGTAAAGGTATGCAAGACCTTCCTGATCTTCAATCCTATAAAGAAGAGAAGTTGAAGACTCGAAGAGTTAATCTACCTACTTTAGTATCAGGAGCAATCTACTTAGTTTTGGCTATAATTACAGCAGTGGTTTTTTCGTACAAGTAA
- a CDS encoding cyclase family protein: MIYDISRTIEPEMSVYKNRFNKKPRFTWVSFYADKGVRESELLMNLHTGTHIDAPIHMLENGESVDTLAWDLFVGHARVFDLTDLDRKIEADDLRKYNLKEGEIILCKTKNSLTDEFSFDFICFAPSAAEYMAESKIKAVALDAMSLESNDPEHPVHQILLGNGIGCMEDVRLAEVPEGEYNMLSLPLRISGYDAGPSRALLFTKDEALF, encoded by the coding sequence ATGATTTATGATATTAGTAGAACAATAGAACCTGAAATGTCAGTGTACAAAAATCGTTTCAACAAGAAGCCTAGATTTACCTGGGTAAGCTTCTATGCCGACAAGGGCGTACGAGAATCAGAACTTCTAATGAATTTACATACTGGAACTCATATAGATGCTCCAATTCATATGTTAGAAAATGGCGAGTCAGTTGATACTTTGGCTTGGGACTTATTTGTTGGTCATGCAAGAGTTTTTGATCTCACTGATCTAGACAGAAAAATTGAAGCTGATGATCTCAGAAAATATAACTTGAAAGAAGGCGAGATTATCCTCTGCAAAACCAAAAATTCACTTACAGATGAATTTAGTTTCGACTTTATTTGCTTCGCACCTTCAGCAGCAGAATATATGGCTGAAAGCAAAATTAAAGCTGTTGCTCTAGATGCTATGAGCTTAGAGAGTAATGACCCTGAACATCCAGTTCACCAAATTTTGCTTGGCAATGGGATTGGCTGTATGGAAGATGTCCGTCTGGCAGAAGTTCCTGAAGGTGAGTACAATATGCTATCTCTCCCACTTAGAATATCTGGCTATGATGCTGGTCCATCTAGAGCACTTCTATTCACTAAAGACGAGGCTCTATTTTAA
- a CDS encoding glucose-6-phosphate dehydrogenase yields MSGMMKQQSKLNKLIFTIFGSTGDLAYRKLMPAFYNLFCRGLVEYDVIFLAIGRRSWDREKYISEIKDGVKEFSKYEFSEEKFEAFAKHIDYFEMQFTESEDYQKLFNYYSSFPWAKNNDTKHIFYLAVAPRFFATIADNLAKTGCLRGECRAIIEKPFGPDPETAKATSLELERAFGEGQVYHIDHYLGKNMVQNLYTLRVENKFLDAILNKDFVKSIRINALEKIDIGDRGAFYDQTGALGDMIQSHLFLTLIMLVMNCDAEKGSKNYLDAQIKLLKSLRDPNDIENNLIVGQYDGYRDHDEVDPASQTETFAALRVFIDNPRWENVEFLLRSGKATEEKLTNVEVLFKGGQVLSIEIDPNPSITWTILADDANLEESTTKIDLSSDAEINKSDSPEAYERLVYSCYLGKKEYFPSWEQIEITWEWILKLQNLRRECNIKLEPYSKGSKGPDSQAKMYKTKD; encoded by the coding sequence ATGAGTGGAATGATGAAACAGCAGAGTAAATTAAATAAATTAATTTTTACTATATTTGGATCAACAGGAGATTTAGCCTATAGGAAGCTGATGCCAGCTTTCTATAACCTCTTCTGTCGTGGTTTGGTTGAGTATGATGTAATATTTTTAGCTATTGGGCGTCGTAGCTGGGATAGAGAGAAATATATTTCTGAAATTAAAGATGGTGTAAAAGAGTTCTCAAAATATGAATTTTCAGAAGAGAAATTTGAAGCTTTTGCAAAACATATAGATTACTTTGAAATGCAATTCACAGAATCTGAGGATTATCAGAAATTATTTAATTACTATAGTTCCTTCCCTTGGGCCAAAAACAATGACACTAAGCATATCTTCTACCTAGCTGTGGCACCGAGATTTTTTGCCACAATTGCAGACAATCTTGCTAAGACAGGTTGCCTACGTGGAGAATGTAGGGCAATTATAGAAAAACCTTTCGGTCCAGATCCTGAGACAGCTAAGGCAACAAGTTTAGAGCTAGAAAGAGCTTTCGGAGAAGGTCAGGTCTACCACATTGATCACTATCTAGGCAAAAATATGGTTCAAAACTTGTATACCTTGAGAGTTGAGAATAAATTCTTGGATGCTATTTTGAATAAAGATTTCGTTAAATCAATAAGAATCAATGCTCTTGAGAAAATAGATATTGGTGATAGAGGTGCATTCTATGATCAAACTGGTGCCCTTGGAGATATGATTCAAAGTCACCTCTTCTTAACTCTTATTATGCTGGTCATGAATTGTGATGCCGAAAAAGGCTCAAAAAATTATTTAGATGCACAAATTAAGCTATTAAAAAGCTTAAGAGATCCTAATGATATAGAAAACAACCTTATAGTAGGTCAATATGACGGCTATAGGGATCATGACGAAGTAGATCCTGCTAGTCAAACTGAAACTTTCGCTGCATTAAGAGTTTTCATAGATAATCCACGTTGGGAGAATGTAGAATTTCTCTTACGATCCGGTAAAGCAACAGAAGAAAAATTAACTAATGTAGAAGTTCTTTTCAAAGGTGGCCAAGTATTAAGTATTGAAATAGATCCAAATCCATCAATTACTTGGACTATACTTGCTGATGATGCTAACCTTGAAGAATCAACTACGAAAATTGATCTAAGTTCCGATGCTGAGATCAATAAGTCTGACTCTCCTGAAGCATATGAGCGCTTAGTTTATAGTTGTTACTTAGGCAAAAAAGAGTACTTCCCTAGCTGGGAACAAATTGAAATTACTTGGGAATGGATACTAAAATTGCAAAATCTCCGCAGAGAATGCAATATTAAATTAGAACCTTACAGCAAAGGATCTAAAGGTCCTGATTCTCAAGCAAAAATGTATAAAACAAAAGATTAA
- a CDS encoding ATP-binding cassette domain-containing protein, whose product MSNKEILSESNTPKQKQKFDYSNAETILKVENLRQYFKLQGKALKAVDNISFDVKKKEVFGIVGESGSGKTTTGRSIIGLYDITGGDVWLRDKLINTGLEVRKNQIKIAKNAGKVDTVKKLEDDYKKSKKEIEDNRDALHRKIQMIFQDPVSSLDPRMTVREIIAEGLIIQGEKDKKLINEKVDSVLNQVGLLVEHADRYPHEFSGGQRQRIGIARAIIMEPEVIIADEPVSALDVSIQAQIINLLNDLREKNDLTVIFIAHDLAVVKYISDRIAVMFNGKIVELAESDELFARPMHPYTKSLLSAIPVPDPHLERLRKRETYVPALEHDYSIEEPTMREVFPNHFVYCNSEEEEKFKNLYK is encoded by the coding sequence GTGAGTAATAAAGAAATTTTAAGTGAAAGCAATACTCCAAAACAAAAGCAAAAATTTGATTATAGTAATGCTGAAACTATTTTGAAAGTTGAAAACTTAAGACAATACTTTAAACTTCAAGGTAAAGCGCTTAAGGCTGTAGATAACATCAGTTTTGATGTAAAGAAAAAAGAAGTTTTTGGTATTGTTGGTGAGTCTGGTAGTGGTAAAACTACTACAGGTAGATCAATAATTGGTTTATACGATATCACAGGTGGTGATGTTTGGTTACGTGATAAGCTTATTAATACCGGACTAGAAGTAAGAAAAAATCAAATAAAAATAGCAAAGAATGCTGGAAAAGTTGATACAGTTAAGAAGCTGGAAGACGATTATAAGAAATCTAAAAAAGAAATAGAAGATAACAGAGATGCTCTACATCGTAAGATTCAAATGATTTTCCAAGACCCAGTATCTTCTCTTGACCCAAGAATGACAGTTAGAGAAATTATCGCTGAAGGTTTGATTATTCAAGGTGAAAAAGATAAGAAACTTATCAATGAAAAAGTTGATTCTGTTTTAAATCAAGTTGGATTGCTAGTAGAACATGCAGATAGATACCCTCATGAATTCTCAGGTGGTCAGAGACAACGTATAGGTATAGCTAGGGCTATTATAATGGAGCCAGAAGTAATTATCGCTGACGAGCCTGTTTCTGCACTTGACGTTTCTATTCAAGCACAGATTATCAACTTGCTCAATGATTTACGTGAAAAGAATGATCTAACAGTAATTTTTATTGCACACGACTTAGCTGTTGTTAAATATATTTCAGACAGAATTGCTGTTATGTTCAACGGTAAGATAGTTGAATTAGCTGAATCTGATGAACTGTTTGCTAGACCAATGCATCCATATACTAAGTCATTGTTATCAGCAATACCAGTTCCAGATCCACATCTAGAACGCTTACGTAAACGTGAAACATATGTTCCAGCACTTGAACATGACTATAGTATTGAAGAGCCTACAATGAGAGAGGTTTTCCCAAATCACTTTGTTTATTGTAATAGTGAAGAAGAAGAGAAGTTTAAAAATTTATATAAATAA
- a CDS encoding oligopeptide/dipeptide ABC transporter ATP-binding protein, with the protein MDKIKGLEKDSKEIYHDFTVSENSSNIAKWIDEAKELTKNFKPLAKDYEKAQAAYLAEELSGDDKKLHESSTKLREVREKVNLKKNEISDLLIKVQAESDEILAKNSPDFLVVGYALSEGKVTSLANEYNEVKEAELAKELHSKFLDKFADFLAELQKYENSRVNDVLSLLISDLDKEIDKLQENFDLDYLLNRRKDIINAVNSSISRLEINRDSFAHTFEGALNAQLENFENLRKNKKEVKALSDDEKVALKETYVANCRRLFDRLVNRLNAKYESKHDEKAEAIEILQYLNEQTADATYTLNQKLAEARAIDLLDEVGIPEPRKRFRQYPFQFSGGMRQRVVIAIALSSNPDLLICDEPTTALDVTIQAQILDLIKDLKEKRNFSVIFITHDLGVVANIADKIAVMYAGKIVEYGSSDEIFYDPKHPYTWGLLSSMPDLETKETLISIPGVPPNMINPPQGDAFAARNRYALAIDFEQHPPFFKVSDTHEAATWLLHEKAPKVEPPRIVTERIKRMTKAIEELNLLEREKNEEV; encoded by the coding sequence ATGGATAAAATAAAAGGTCTAGAGAAAGATAGTAAAGAAATCTATCATGATTTCACTGTAAGTGAAAACAGTTCAAACATAGCTAAGTGGATAGATGAAGCTAAAGAACTAACTAAAAACTTTAAACCTTTAGCAAAAGATTATGAAAAAGCTCAAGCTGCCTATTTAGCAGAAGAGCTATCTGGTGATGATAAAAAACTACATGAATCAAGTACAAAATTGCGTGAAGTTAGAGAGAAAGTAAATCTTAAAAAGAATGAAATTAGTGATTTGCTAATAAAAGTTCAAGCAGAAAGTGATGAAATCTTAGCGAAAAATTCACCAGATTTTCTAGTTGTAGGATATGCTTTAAGTGAAGGTAAAGTAACAAGCTTAGCTAATGAATATAATGAAGTTAAAGAAGCTGAATTAGCTAAAGAGCTACATAGTAAGTTCTTAGATAAATTTGCAGACTTCTTAGCAGAATTACAAAAGTATGAAAACTCAAGAGTTAATGATGTACTTTCATTGCTAATCTCAGACTTGGATAAAGAAATTGATAAGTTGCAAGAAAACTTCGATCTAGATTACTTGCTAAATCGAAGAAAAGATATTATTAATGCTGTTAATTCTTCAATTTCTAGATTAGAGATTAATAGAGACTCATTTGCTCATACTTTTGAAGGAGCATTAAATGCTCAATTAGAAAATTTTGAGAATTTGAGAAAAAACAAAAAAGAAGTTAAGGCTTTATCTGATGATGAAAAAGTTGCTCTCAAAGAAACTTATGTTGCCAACTGCAGAAGACTGTTTGATAGATTAGTGAATAGGTTGAATGCAAAGTATGAAAGTAAACATGATGAAAAAGCAGAGGCAATTGAAATACTTCAATACTTAAATGAGCAAACAGCAGATGCTACTTATACATTGAACCAAAAATTAGCAGAAGCTAGGGCAATAGATTTGCTAGACGAAGTTGGAATTCCTGAACCAAGAAAACGTTTTAGACAATATCCATTCCAATTTTCAGGTGGTATGAGACAGCGTGTTGTTATTGCAATCGCACTTTCTTCTAACCCTGACTTGTTAATATGTGATGAGCCTACAACTGCTCTTGACGTTACAATTCAAGCTCAAATTCTTGACTTAATCAAAGATTTGAAAGAAAAACGTAATTTCTCAGTTATATTTATTACTCACGACTTGGGTGTTGTGGCAAATATTGCTGATAAGATTGCGGTTATGTATGCAGGTAAAATTGTTGAATATGGTAGTTCAGATGAAATATTCTACGATCCAAAACATCCATATACCTGGGGTCTTTTATCATCAATGCCTGACTTGGAAACCAAGGAAACATTGATTTCTATTCCAGGAGTACCACCAAATATGATTAACCCACCTCAAGGTGATGCTTTTGCTGCGAGAAATAGATATGCTTTAGCAATAGATTTCGAGCAACATCCACCATTCTTTAAAGTTAGTGATACTCACGAGGCGGCAACTTGGTTGCTACATGAAAAGGCACCTAAGGTTGAACCACCTAGAATAGTCACTGAAAGAATTAAGAGAATGACAAAAGCAATAGAAGAATTAAATTTACTTGAGCGTGAAAAAAACGAGGAGGTTTAG